The Mugil cephalus isolate CIBA_MC_2020 chromosome 11, CIBA_Mcephalus_1.1, whole genome shotgun sequence genome includes a window with the following:
- the atn1 gene encoding atrophin-1 isoform X3: MKTRTHKESMPMRSGRRRGASEERRGRRPHPSPTRPERSDRQTQRGAGEELAGNRFSRRSQGHDSSESEGEELVSPPKRQKVQDSASTPNPPTSTHSTDSSAPSTVPPPTSVASQSRESDNEDGQSQGSRSSVVGSLANSSSSLSSGRDIDQDNRSSSPSLSASPLGSLDSDSDGPDSPKQGEREKSKEGGAGKVAGEDRRVLREGRGEESCGDGEKRDVDARIEDCPSLKPPSTPCSSSGLTPSLRGAGDSSNDSNSGRKSYFSLDSKLMCKVEYGGPTGVEGALSGSRMTSKSSTQCVSKTTISGGDFSHNNSNIPHSLPPPLPPPPALKPLELGGQTLPSEVKTERDKIEKADKLLDKAQSAPPSLLPQTGPQPQSQTQPQTQPSTHPHHYSSTSWQGGTATGCQGSWGYTRYPGNHHPHQPQHQPPVQQQQLPSVYNPPSSRHSSSHPSYLPHPHPHPHREYLPRYAGGGGDRERGAAGERERGVRGECGGREINREFSAPIGNGSNNSSGGNSNSACGGMGGPNIQGREFGGLPVGQNRDFQVSGRDGPNLGPERRDFGPAFRDRDREREREGGREFNLPNQNQTRDFVPSGAGGGLPRDKDGSRWNEFGGQTRDVASNSNPNNSSIQQGNPPSSTSGLPVTPMLNRDPPASPQNNPSHPSHSSLPPHPHSHPPNSSNRDFPPPMDQTQTASSSADHFHREYPSTGGKDFPTATPSSTGTNREYLNSPGVTQSLGREYSGPGGTQHPHPPHPHYQSGPRDRERDSNLRESALYQNRGGPTQPPALSPSSSSSHHGHPANAPYPPPPPQPPLAPPQASHGQPPPSGMALGVRPPHYQSSAQTPPTPLSPLPSPSTNQMGAFSSFPPGSSSAPNIPIPAPGVSSSCSPGCRPSPFHGTLNNHPPFSGSYHSNGNSGSNMANNSSNSSAPNSNNSSSQSLSPQNVSKGPPPLNNSATNNNSISTPASTSGGDGHLESGPLPTPVIKEEPIEEREESESPPPMLRSPSPEPKPVDIPIHASQSARFHKVLDRGAGNSCARSDVLFVPLDGSKLWKKRNEMIERARREVEQRARDLREKERERERERERERELDRHLQQQKDINAAGGGRQGSSLFFPSSSSIILDPSSSSSSSSGNPVSHPPPHPQHHPSHPHAHLAPTHHLHPTLSHSIPHSLLLPSMSGTSAVVGGPQGALGIGLGGPYLGPDTPALRTLSEYARPHAMSPLGVASRAQAHHPQVHHGHPHVHPSFFLPQFQNHALGHPHHLPTDAATAAAILGFLYGGSLEGGPGVAGHPGVAGGPVPGGIGGAGLGGVGFPHAMAAHRDRIKPGFEFKSDERVYPPGSIADPAALALAHSHSHAHAHAHAHAHAHAHAHANAHAHAHSLLLGGGAAGANEVSLYGTPPPTAPPGPPHLQNPTLAPVTRPPNPPVPQSLSNPPPSSVLPPSLPSHPSSAPPAAPPAPAAPAAPPPVPPPPAPPTSNASSLHHPVPHSSFPSSLSSHLPPAPAPAAPPETYPTPTRSPASYERDRSGERERERERERERDRDRAALPAFGDRERERERERERGGSGGGGGGSGGGTGGASGGENLGRLQMLNVTPHHHQHSHIHSHLHLHQQDTAAGGVHPLMDPLASGSPLARLPYPGATIGTPILAHPLTDSEVLRQQLFGAPFRDLPQPSSLTGPMSAAHQLQAMQQAQSAELQIQRLALEQQWIHHHHHHSLTQDEYYSHLKKESDKTL; encoded by the exons atgaaaacaaggaCACATAAAGAATCG ATGCCCATGCGGAGTGGGCGACGGCGGGGGGCAAGTGAGGAGAGAAGGGGTAGACGCCCGCACCCAAGTCCCACCCGCCCTGAACGCAGCGACAGACAAACG cAAAGAGGTGCTGGTGAGGAATTGGCTGGGAATCGCTTCAGTCGCAGATCACAAGGGCATGATTCATCAGAGAGTGAGGGGGAGGAACTTGTGTCTCCTCCAAAGAGGCAGAAAGTTCAG GATTCGGCCTCTACTCCAAACCCTCCAACCTCAACACACTCGACTGACAGCTCGGCTCCTTCCACTGTCCCACCTCCAACCTCAGTTGCCAGCCAATCCCGTGAGAGTGACAATGAAGATGGCCAATCCCAGGGCAGCAGGAGTTCAGTTGTAGGGAGCCTGGCCAATAGCAGTAGTAGTCTGAGCAGCGGGCGGGATATAGACCAGGACAATCGTTCCTCATCCCCAAGCCTCTCTGCTTCCCCTCTGGGTAGCCTGGACTCCGATTCCGACGGCCCTGACTCACCAAAGCAAGGAGAACGGGAGAAAAGTAAAGAGGGTGGAGCGGGGAAGGTTGCAGGAGAGGATAGGAGGGTGCTacgagaggggagaggggaggagtcctgtggagatggagaaaagagAGATGTTGATGCAAGAATTGAGGACTGTCCATCTCTTAAGCCTCCCTCCACTCCCTGCTCTTCCTCTGGTCTGACTCCCTCTCTCCGTGGAGCAGGAGATTCATCAAATGACAGCAATAGTGGGAGGAAATCATATTTCTCCCTGGACTCCAAATTAATGTGTAAAGTTGAGTATGGTGGACCAACTGGTGTTGAAGGTGCACTTAGCGGCAGCAGAATGACTTCCAAATCCAGCACACAGTGCGTGAGCAAGACAACAATCTCCGGAGGGGATTTTTCTCATAACAACTCAAACATTCCCCACTCtttgcctcctcctcttcctcctccacctgccctCAAGCCTTTGGAGCTTGGGGGACAAACCCTTCCTTCTGAGGTTAAGACAGAAAGGGACAAAATAGAAAAGGCAGACAAACTCCTGGACAAGGCTCAGTCcgctcctccttctctgctgcCACAGACTGGCCCCCAGCCACAGTCCCAGACCCAACCCCAGACCCAGCCCTCCACCCACCCTCACCACTACAGCTCCACCAGCTGGCAGGGTGGCACAGCAACTGGTTGCCAGGGGAGCTGGGGCTACACCCGTTACCCTGGCAACCACCACCCACACCAACCACAGCACCAGCCCCCagttcagcagcagcaacttCCCTCTGTTTACAACCCTCCATCCTCTCgccactcctcctcccacccctcttacctcccccatcctcaccctcacccccacAGGGAGTACCTTCCCAGGTACGCTGGAGGGGgaggggacagagagaggggggctgcaggagagagggagagaggagtgaGGGGGGAGTGTGGGGGGAGGGAGATCAACAGGGAGTTCTCTGCTCCCATTGGCAATGGCAGCAACAATAGCAGCGGGGGAAATAGTAACAGTGCTTGTGGTGGGATGGGTGGACCCAACATCCAAGGCAGGGAGTTTGGTGGTCTGCCAGTCGGTCAGAACCGGGACTTCCAAGTTTCTGGGAGAGATGGACCTAACTTGGGTCCAGAAAGAAGAGACTTTGGTCCAGCTTTCAGAGACAGGGATCGTGAACGGGAACGTGAAGGAGGAAGGGAGTTTAATCTGCCGAACCAAAACCAGACTAGAGACTTTGTCCCGAGTGGAGCTGGAGGGGGGCTTCCCAGAGACAAAGATGGGAGCAGATGGAATGAGTTTGGGGGCCAGACAAGAGATGTTGCAAGCAACAGTAACCCTAACAACAGCTCCATCCAACAGGGAAACCCCCCAAGTTCAACCAGCGGGCTACCGGTTACCCCTATGCTGAACCGTGACCCACCTGCATCACCCCAAAACAATCCCAGTCACCCTTCCCATTCTTCCCTGCCCCCACACCCACACTCACATCCCCCAAACTCATCGAACCGGGACTTCCCTCCTCCCATGGACCAGACACAAACGGCCTCCTCTAGTGCAGACCACTTTCACAGAGAGTATCCTTCCACTGGAGGGAAAGACTTTCCTACTGCGACACCCTCTTCTACTGGCACAAATAGAGAGTACCTAAACTCCCCTGGGGTAACTCAAAGTCTGGGACGAGAGTATTCAGGGCCTGGAGGAACTCaacacccccacccacctcaTCCCCACTACCAGTCTGGgcccagagacagagagagagactcaaACCTACGAGAGTCTGCTCTATACCAAAACCGTGGAGGTCCAACTCAACCTCCTGCActgtctccttcctcttcttccagcCATCATGGACACCCGGCCAACGCTCCTtatccccctcctccacctcaacCTCCTTTAGCTCCGCCGCAGGCCTCCCATGGCCAGCCACCCCCTTCAGGCATGGCACTCGGCGTACGTCCCCCACACTACCAGTCCTCTGCCCAGACTCCTCCAACACCCCTGTCTCCCTTACCCAGCCCCTCCACCAATCAAATGGGCGCCTTCTCATCTTttcctcctggttcctcctctGCGCCCAACATCCCTATTCCGGCCCCAGGTGTGTCGTCCAGCTGTTCTCCTGGATGCCGCCCGTCCCCTTTCCATGGCACTTTGAACAACCACCCTCCATTCAGTGGGTCATATCATTCCAATGGAAACAGCGGCAGTAACATGGCGAACAACAGTAGCAACAGTAGCGCACCCAACAGCAACAATAGCAGTTCACAGTCACTCTCACCTCAAAACGTCTCAAAGGGACCTCCACCTCTTAACAACTCcgccaccaacaacaacagcatatCAACACCTGCCTCCACCTCTGGTGGGGATGGACATTTGGAGTCAGGCCCACTTCCCACGCCTGTCATTAAAGAAGAACCaatagaagagagagaagaaagtgaaagCCCACCACCGATGTTGAGAAGCCCCTCTCCTGAACCAAAACCAGTAGACATTCCTATCCACGCCAGTCAGTCAGCACG GTTTCACAAAGTCCTTGACCGTGGCGCTGGGAACTCCTGCGCCCGCAGTGATGTCCTCTTTGTCCCATTAGATGGCTCCAAATTGTGGAAGAAGAGGAATGAGATGATTGAAAGGGCCCGCAGGGAGGTGGAGCAGCGGGCCAGAGACCtaagagaaaaggagagggaaagagagagggagcgtgAGCGCGAGAGGGAACTCGATCGACATCTACAG CAGCAGAAGGACATCAACGCTGCCGGAGGGGGTCGCCAGGGCTCCTCACTCTTCTTCCCTTCCTCATCCTCTATCATCCTTGACccttcgtcttcctcctcttcttcctctggcaACCCTGTCTCCCAtcctccccctcacccccaGCACCATCCCTCACATCCTCATGCTCACCTTGCTCCAACACACCATCTCCACCCCACACTCTCTCACTCTAtcccccactccctcctcctaCCATCCATGAGTGGGACATCAGCAGTTGTTGGAGGTCCCCAAGGGGCACTGGGAATAGGATTGGGGGGACCTTACTTGGGCCCTGACACCCCAGCTCTGAGAACTCTGAGCGAATATGCTCGCCCCCACGCTATGTCTCCACTCGGGGTAGCAAGTCGTGCCCAGGCGCACCACCCACAAGTCCACCATGGTCATCCTCATGTCCACCCCTCATTCTTTCTTCCTCAATTTCAGAATCATGCTTTAGGCCACCCACACCACCTGCCTACAGatgcagctacagcagcagccatcttgGGCTTTTTGTATGGTGGTAGCCTTGAAGGTGGTCCAGGAGTCGCTGGCCACCCTGGGGTGGCAGGAGGACCAGTACCCGGAGGGATAGGGGGCGCAGGGCTAGGAGGAGTAGGCTTTCCTCATGCAATGGCTGCGCATCGAGATCGGATAAAACCGGGGTTTGAATTTAAGAGCGATGAGCGGGTTTACCCACCAGGGTCCATAGCTGATCCCGCTGCTCTTGCTCTTGCTCATTCACACTCTCATGCCCATGCTCACGCTCACGCCCATGCTCATGCCCATGCACATGCCCATGCCAATGCCCACGCCCATGCACACTCCCTTCTCCTAGGAGGTGGTGCAGCAGGAGCTAATGAGGTGTCACTCTATGGTACTCCTCCTCCCACAGCTCCACCTGGCCCCCCACACCTCCAGAACCCAACCCTTGCCCCGGTAACTCGACCTCCCAACCCTCCTGTCCCGCAGTCCCTATCTAATCCACCCCCTTCTTCAGTCCTCCcaccctctctcccctctcacCCTTCATCTGCTCCTCCGGCTGCACCCCCTGCCCCGGCagcccctgcagcacctccgcCAGTCCCCCCTCCACCTGCTCCGCCAACCTCCAACGCCTCCTCACTTCATCACCCAGTCCCCCATTCTTCTTTTCCCAGCTCCCTGTCCTCTCATCTGCCACCAGCCCCTGCCCCAGCTGCTCCCCCTGAGACCTACCCCACTCCCACTCGCTCTCCTGCCTCTTATGAGCGAGACAGGAGTGGAGAaagagagcgggagagggagagggagagggaaagggacagggacagagcaGCTTTACCGGCCTTTGGGGAcagagagcgagaaagagagagggagagagaaaggggaggaaGTGGTGGAGGCGGAGGGGGAAGTGGAGGCGGAACAGGTGGAGCAAGTGGAGGAGAGAATCTGGGGCGTCTTCAGATGTTAAATGTGACGCCTCATCATCACCAGCATTCACACATCCACTCACATCTTCACCTGCACCAGCAAGACACAG CGGCGGGCGGGGTTCACCCCCTGATGGACCCGTTGGCGTCGGGGTCTCCTTTGGCACGCCTCCCTTACCCAGGAGCCACAATAGGCACCCCCATCCTGGCTCACCCCCTCACTGACAGCGAGGTGCTCCGCCAACAGCTGTTCG GTGCTCCTTTCCGTGACCTGCCACAGCCTTCCTCCCTCACTGGTCCCATGTCAGCAGCCCATCAGCTCCAGGCCATGCAGCAGGCCCAGAGCGCAGAGCTGCAGATCCAGAGACTGGCCCTGGAACAGCAGTGGatccaccaccatcaccaccactcCCTCACCCAGGACGAGTATTACAG
- the atn1 gene encoding atrophin-1 isoform X5 has translation MKTRTHKESMPMRSGRRRGASEERRGRRPHPSPTRPERSDRQTQRGAGEELAGNRFSRRSQGHDSSESEGEELVSPPKRQKVQDSASTPNPPTSTHSTDSSAPSTVPPPTSVASQSRESDNEDGQSQGSRSSVVGSLANSSSSLSSGRDIDQDNRSSSPSLSASPLGSLDSDSDGPDSPKQGEREKSKEGGAGKVAGEDRRVLREGRGEESCGDGEKRDVDARIEDCPSLKPPSTPCSSSGLTPSLRGAGDSSNDSNSGRKSYFSLDSKLMCKVEYGGPTGVEGALSGSRMTSKSSTQCVSKTTISGGDFSHNNSNIPHSLPPPLPPPPALKPLELGGQTLPSEVKTERDKIEKADKLLDKAQSAPPSLLPQTGPQPQSQTQPQTQPSTHPHHYSSTSWQGGTATGCQGSWGYTRYPGNHHPHQPQHQPPVQQQQLPSVYNPPSSRHSSSHPSYLPHPHPHPHREYLPRYAGGGGDRERGAAGERERGVRGECGGREINREFSAPIGNGSNNSSGGNSNSACGGMGGPNIQGREFGGLPVGQNRDFQVSGRDGPNLGPERRDFGPAFRDRDREREREGGREFNLPNQNQTRDFVPSGAGGGLPRDKDGSRWNEFGGQTRDVASNSNPNNSSIQQGNPPSSTSGLPVTPMLNRDPPASPQNNPSHPSHSSLPPHPHSHPPNSSNRDFPPPMDQTQTASSSADHFHREYPSTGGKDFPTATPSSTGTNREYLNSPGVTQSLGREYSGPGGTQHPHPPHPHYQSGPRDRERDSNLRESALYQNRGGPTQPPALSPSSSSSHHGHPANAPYPPPPPQPPLAPPQASHGQPPPSGMALGVRPPHYQSSAQTPPTPLSPLPSPSTNQMGAFSSFPPGSSSAPNIPIPAPGVSSSCSPGCRPSPFHGTLNNHPPFSGSYHSNGNSGSNMANNSSNSSAPNSNNSSSQSLSPQNVSKGPPPLNNSATNNNSISTPASTSGGDGHLESGPLPTPVIKEEPIEEREESESPPPMLRSPSPEPKPVDIPIHASQSARFHKVLDRGAGNSCARSDVLFVPLDGSKLWKKRNEMIERARREVEQRARDLREKERERERERERERELDRHLQQQKDINAAGGGRQGSSLFFPSSSSIILDPSSSSSSSSGNPVSHPPPHPQHHPSHPHAHLAPTHHLHPTLSHSIPHSLLLPSMSGTSAVVGGPQGALGIGLGGPYLGPDTPALRTLSEYARPHAMSPLGVASRAQAHHPQVHHGHPHVHPSFFLPQFQNHALGHPHHLPTDAATAAAILGFLYGGSLEGGPGVAGHPGVAGGPVPGGIGGAGLGGVGFPHAMAAHRDRIKPGFEFKSDERVYPPGSIADPAALALAHSHSHAHAHAHAHAHAHAHAHANAHAHAHSLLLGGGAAGANEVSLYGTPPPTAPPGPPHLQNPTLAPVTRPPNPPVPQSLSNPPPSSVLPPSLPSHPSSAPPAAPPAPAAPAAPPPVPPPPAPPTSNASSLHHPVPHSSFPSSLSSHLPPAPAPAAPPETYPTPTRSPASYERDRSGERERERERERERDRDRAALPAFGDRERERERERERGGSGGGGGGSGGGTGGASGGENLGRLQMLNVTPHHHQHSHIHSHLHLHQQDTGAPFRDLPQPSSLTGPMSAAHQLQAMQQAQSAELQIQRLALEQQWIHHHHHHSLTQDEYYSHLKKESDKTL, from the exons atgaaaacaaggaCACATAAAGAATCG ATGCCCATGCGGAGTGGGCGACGGCGGGGGGCAAGTGAGGAGAGAAGGGGTAGACGCCCGCACCCAAGTCCCACCCGCCCTGAACGCAGCGACAGACAAACG cAAAGAGGTGCTGGTGAGGAATTGGCTGGGAATCGCTTCAGTCGCAGATCACAAGGGCATGATTCATCAGAGAGTGAGGGGGAGGAACTTGTGTCTCCTCCAAAGAGGCAGAAAGTTCAG GATTCGGCCTCTACTCCAAACCCTCCAACCTCAACACACTCGACTGACAGCTCGGCTCCTTCCACTGTCCCACCTCCAACCTCAGTTGCCAGCCAATCCCGTGAGAGTGACAATGAAGATGGCCAATCCCAGGGCAGCAGGAGTTCAGTTGTAGGGAGCCTGGCCAATAGCAGTAGTAGTCTGAGCAGCGGGCGGGATATAGACCAGGACAATCGTTCCTCATCCCCAAGCCTCTCTGCTTCCCCTCTGGGTAGCCTGGACTCCGATTCCGACGGCCCTGACTCACCAAAGCAAGGAGAACGGGAGAAAAGTAAAGAGGGTGGAGCGGGGAAGGTTGCAGGAGAGGATAGGAGGGTGCTacgagaggggagaggggaggagtcctgtggagatggagaaaagagAGATGTTGATGCAAGAATTGAGGACTGTCCATCTCTTAAGCCTCCCTCCACTCCCTGCTCTTCCTCTGGTCTGACTCCCTCTCTCCGTGGAGCAGGAGATTCATCAAATGACAGCAATAGTGGGAGGAAATCATATTTCTCCCTGGACTCCAAATTAATGTGTAAAGTTGAGTATGGTGGACCAACTGGTGTTGAAGGTGCACTTAGCGGCAGCAGAATGACTTCCAAATCCAGCACACAGTGCGTGAGCAAGACAACAATCTCCGGAGGGGATTTTTCTCATAACAACTCAAACATTCCCCACTCtttgcctcctcctcttcctcctccacctgccctCAAGCCTTTGGAGCTTGGGGGACAAACCCTTCCTTCTGAGGTTAAGACAGAAAGGGACAAAATAGAAAAGGCAGACAAACTCCTGGACAAGGCTCAGTCcgctcctccttctctgctgcCACAGACTGGCCCCCAGCCACAGTCCCAGACCCAACCCCAGACCCAGCCCTCCACCCACCCTCACCACTACAGCTCCACCAGCTGGCAGGGTGGCACAGCAACTGGTTGCCAGGGGAGCTGGGGCTACACCCGTTACCCTGGCAACCACCACCCACACCAACCACAGCACCAGCCCCCagttcagcagcagcaacttCCCTCTGTTTACAACCCTCCATCCTCTCgccactcctcctcccacccctcttacctcccccatcctcaccctcacccccacAGGGAGTACCTTCCCAGGTACGCTGGAGGGGgaggggacagagagaggggggctgcaggagagagggagagaggagtgaGGGGGGAGTGTGGGGGGAGGGAGATCAACAGGGAGTTCTCTGCTCCCATTGGCAATGGCAGCAACAATAGCAGCGGGGGAAATAGTAACAGTGCTTGTGGTGGGATGGGTGGACCCAACATCCAAGGCAGGGAGTTTGGTGGTCTGCCAGTCGGTCAGAACCGGGACTTCCAAGTTTCTGGGAGAGATGGACCTAACTTGGGTCCAGAAAGAAGAGACTTTGGTCCAGCTTTCAGAGACAGGGATCGTGAACGGGAACGTGAAGGAGGAAGGGAGTTTAATCTGCCGAACCAAAACCAGACTAGAGACTTTGTCCCGAGTGGAGCTGGAGGGGGGCTTCCCAGAGACAAAGATGGGAGCAGATGGAATGAGTTTGGGGGCCAGACAAGAGATGTTGCAAGCAACAGTAACCCTAACAACAGCTCCATCCAACAGGGAAACCCCCCAAGTTCAACCAGCGGGCTACCGGTTACCCCTATGCTGAACCGTGACCCACCTGCATCACCCCAAAACAATCCCAGTCACCCTTCCCATTCTTCCCTGCCCCCACACCCACACTCACATCCCCCAAACTCATCGAACCGGGACTTCCCTCCTCCCATGGACCAGACACAAACGGCCTCCTCTAGTGCAGACCACTTTCACAGAGAGTATCCTTCCACTGGAGGGAAAGACTTTCCTACTGCGACACCCTCTTCTACTGGCACAAATAGAGAGTACCTAAACTCCCCTGGGGTAACTCAAAGTCTGGGACGAGAGTATTCAGGGCCTGGAGGAACTCaacacccccacccacctcaTCCCCACTACCAGTCTGGgcccagagacagagagagagactcaaACCTACGAGAGTCTGCTCTATACCAAAACCGTGGAGGTCCAACTCAACCTCCTGCActgtctccttcctcttcttccagcCATCATGGACACCCGGCCAACGCTCCTtatccccctcctccacctcaacCTCCTTTAGCTCCGCCGCAGGCCTCCCATGGCCAGCCACCCCCTTCAGGCATGGCACTCGGCGTACGTCCCCCACACTACCAGTCCTCTGCCCAGACTCCTCCAACACCCCTGTCTCCCTTACCCAGCCCCTCCACCAATCAAATGGGCGCCTTCTCATCTTttcctcctggttcctcctctGCGCCCAACATCCCTATTCCGGCCCCAGGTGTGTCGTCCAGCTGTTCTCCTGGATGCCGCCCGTCCCCTTTCCATGGCACTTTGAACAACCACCCTCCATTCAGTGGGTCATATCATTCCAATGGAAACAGCGGCAGTAACATGGCGAACAACAGTAGCAACAGTAGCGCACCCAACAGCAACAATAGCAGTTCACAGTCACTCTCACCTCAAAACGTCTCAAAGGGACCTCCACCTCTTAACAACTCcgccaccaacaacaacagcatatCAACACCTGCCTCCACCTCTGGTGGGGATGGACATTTGGAGTCAGGCCCACTTCCCACGCCTGTCATTAAAGAAGAACCaatagaagagagagaagaaagtgaaagCCCACCACCGATGTTGAGAAGCCCCTCTCCTGAACCAAAACCAGTAGACATTCCTATCCACGCCAGTCAGTCAGCACG GTTTCACAAAGTCCTTGACCGTGGCGCTGGGAACTCCTGCGCCCGCAGTGATGTCCTCTTTGTCCCATTAGATGGCTCCAAATTGTGGAAGAAGAGGAATGAGATGATTGAAAGGGCCCGCAGGGAGGTGGAGCAGCGGGCCAGAGACCtaagagaaaaggagagggaaagagagagggagcgtgAGCGCGAGAGGGAACTCGATCGACATCTACAG CAGCAGAAGGACATCAACGCTGCCGGAGGGGGTCGCCAGGGCTCCTCACTCTTCTTCCCTTCCTCATCCTCTATCATCCTTGACccttcgtcttcctcctcttcttcctctggcaACCCTGTCTCCCAtcctccccctcacccccaGCACCATCCCTCACATCCTCATGCTCACCTTGCTCCAACACACCATCTCCACCCCACACTCTCTCACTCTAtcccccactccctcctcctaCCATCCATGAGTGGGACATCAGCAGTTGTTGGAGGTCCCCAAGGGGCACTGGGAATAGGATTGGGGGGACCTTACTTGGGCCCTGACACCCCAGCTCTGAGAACTCTGAGCGAATATGCTCGCCCCCACGCTATGTCTCCACTCGGGGTAGCAAGTCGTGCCCAGGCGCACCACCCACAAGTCCACCATGGTCATCCTCATGTCCACCCCTCATTCTTTCTTCCTCAATTTCAGAATCATGCTTTAGGCCACCCACACCACCTGCCTACAGatgcagctacagcagcagccatcttgGGCTTTTTGTATGGTGGTAGCCTTGAAGGTGGTCCAGGAGTCGCTGGCCACCCTGGGGTGGCAGGAGGACCAGTACCCGGAGGGATAGGGGGCGCAGGGCTAGGAGGAGTAGGCTTTCCTCATGCAATGGCTGCGCATCGAGATCGGATAAAACCGGGGTTTGAATTTAAGAGCGATGAGCGGGTTTACCCACCAGGGTCCATAGCTGATCCCGCTGCTCTTGCTCTTGCTCATTCACACTCTCATGCCCATGCTCACGCTCACGCCCATGCTCATGCCCATGCACATGCCCATGCCAATGCCCACGCCCATGCACACTCCCTTCTCCTAGGAGGTGGTGCAGCAGGAGCTAATGAGGTGTCACTCTATGGTACTCCTCCTCCCACAGCTCCACCTGGCCCCCCACACCTCCAGAACCCAACCCTTGCCCCGGTAACTCGACCTCCCAACCCTCCTGTCCCGCAGTCCCTATCTAATCCACCCCCTTCTTCAGTCCTCCcaccctctctcccctctcacCCTTCATCTGCTCCTCCGGCTGCACCCCCTGCCCCGGCagcccctgcagcacctccgcCAGTCCCCCCTCCACCTGCTCCGCCAACCTCCAACGCCTCCTCACTTCATCACCCAGTCCCCCATTCTTCTTTTCCCAGCTCCCTGTCCTCTCATCTGCCACCAGCCCCTGCCCCAGCTGCTCCCCCTGAGACCTACCCCACTCCCACTCGCTCTCCTGCCTCTTATGAGCGAGACAGGAGTGGAGAaagagagcgggagagggagagggagagggaaagggacagggacagagcaGCTTTACCGGCCTTTGGGGAcagagagcgagaaagagagagggagagagaaaggggaggaaGTGGTGGAGGCGGAGGGGGAAGTGGAGGCGGAACAGGTGGAGCAAGTGGAGGAGAGAATCTGGGGCGTCTTCAGATGTTAAATGTGACGCCTCATCATCACCAGCATTCACACATCCACTCACATCTTCACCTGCACCAGCAAGACACAG GTGCTCCTTTCCGTGACCTGCCACAGCCTTCCTCCCTCACTGGTCCCATGTCAGCAGCCCATCAGCTCCAGGCCATGCAGCAGGCCCAGAGCGCAGAGCTGCAGATCCAGAGACTGGCCCTGGAACAGCAGTGGatccaccaccatcaccaccactcCCTCACCCAGGACGAGTATTACAG